A genome region from Colwellia sp. Arc7-D includes the following:
- the phhA gene encoding phenylalanine 4-monooxygenase, which yields MGKATKYVSKVADEHGNIAWTTAENEIWHALITRQLSTVKDTACDEFNEGLTKLNLPLDRIPQLGEVSEVLKATTGWCCEPVPALIGFGEFFRLLSERKFPVATFIRSQEEFDYLQEPDIFHEIYGHCPLLTNESFANYTQAYGMMGLNASKEDRVFLARLYWFTVEFGLLNTPKGLRVYGGGILSSPSETEYALNDKSVERKPLDVLDVLRTQYRIDIMQPVYFMLTKVSDLDDIRKLEVEDIMELVEQAKKIGLHPAKFELKAS from the coding sequence ATGGGGAAGGCAACTAAATACGTTTCAAAAGTTGCAGATGAACATGGCAATATTGCATGGACAACAGCAGAAAATGAAATTTGGCATGCATTAATTACTCGTCAGCTTTCAACAGTAAAAGACACAGCTTGTGATGAGTTTAATGAAGGATTAACTAAGCTTAACCTACCACTTGATCGTATCCCACAATTAGGGGAAGTGAGTGAGGTTTTAAAAGCGACAACAGGATGGTGCTGTGAACCTGTGCCAGCCTTAATCGGTTTTGGTGAGTTTTTTAGATTATTATCAGAAAGAAAATTCCCTGTAGCTACATTTATTCGCTCACAAGAAGAGTTCGACTATTTACAAGAGCCCGATATATTTCATGAAATATATGGTCATTGTCCGTTGTTAACTAATGAGTCGTTTGCAAATTACACCCAAGCTTATGGCATGATGGGTTTAAATGCCTCGAAAGAAGACAGGGTGTTTTTAGCTCGACTTTATTGGTTTACTGTAGAGTTTGGCTTACTTAACACACCGAAAGGTTTACGCGTATACGGTGGAGGAATTTTGTCTTCACCTAGTGAAACTGAATATGCCTTGAACGATAAGTCAGTGGAAAGAAAACCACTAGATGTTCTAGATGTACTTCGCACTCAATATCGCATTGATATTATGCAACCGGTTTATTTTATGCTGACAAAAGTTAGCGATTTAGATGATATACGTAAATTAGAAGTAGAAGATATTATGGAATTAGTAGAGCAAGCTAAAAAAATTGGTCTACATCCAGCTAAATTTGAATTAAAAGCAAGTTAA
- a CDS encoding 4a-hydroxytetrahydrobiopterin dehydratase, giving the protein MSGELSNQQCEACQVDAPKVSDDELASLLSQIPDWVPEVNNGVMMLERVYKFKNYKLAWAFSNKVSELAEKEFHHPAILLEWGKVKVTWWTHAIKGLHKNDFICAAKTDQLL; this is encoded by the coding sequence ATGAGTGGCGAATTATCAAATCAACAATGTGAAGCATGCCAAGTGGATGCTCCAAAAGTTAGCGACGATGAGTTAGCAAGTTTATTGTCTCAAATACCTGACTGGGTACCTGAAGTAAACAATGGCGTAATGATGTTAGAGCGAGTTTATAAATTCAAAAACTATAAGTTAGCTTGGGCTTTTTCAAATAAAGTTTCTGAATTAGCAGAAAAAGAATTTCATCATCCGGCCATTTTATTAGAGTGGGGCAAAGTAAAAGTTACTTGGTGGACTCATGCTATTAAAGGGCTGCATAAGAATGACTTTATCTGTGCAGCTAAAACTGACCAACTACTGTAA
- the tyrR gene encoding transcriptional regulator TyrR → MRLEIGCHDRVGIAQSVLAIFVERGIDLRGIELKQPGKIFINIPDLEFSELQSFMPQLRLIDGIVDVKTTPYMPSERERNEFETLVKTFPDPFISVDNKGQIRVVNNIAAQIMCESLEHIIGEHVGQWLKGFNFSRWLDSEEVLAQTRRVKFQDDDFVADIIPIHIADGDEKQLLAGAVIILKSEARLGQQISVFKKANENDFNGIQSNSSSMRKLIREAKRMALLDSSMLIVGETGTGKELLARACHAASDRTDKPFMTLSCAALPDDAAETELFGSGAAGQVNSKRGIFESADGGTIFFDEVGEMSAKLQTKVLRVIQDGTFRRIDDEKEIKVNVRIIGSTNRDLLNMVSLGEFREDLYYRLNVLGLNIPSLRERRSDIVPLAELFVTKFGQRIGKTHISFDPECLEFIEHYPWPGNVRQLENVLIRAVSLIEGNIIMTSHLQLPAYTREHGYLEQDFEGTLDAAVKNFEADLLRKLYPAYPSTRQLAKKLGLSHTAIANKLRDYDINKKTVKI, encoded by the coding sequence ATGCGTTTAGAAATTGGTTGCCATGACCGAGTAGGTATTGCGCAAAGTGTGTTGGCGATATTTGTTGAACGTGGGATTGACCTACGTGGTATCGAGCTTAAACAGCCGGGAAAAATTTTTATTAACATCCCTGATTTGGAGTTTTCAGAGTTACAAAGTTTTATGCCGCAATTACGTTTAATTGACGGAATTGTAGATGTTAAAACAACACCTTATATGCCGTCAGAGCGTGAACGAAATGAATTTGAAACCTTAGTTAAAACTTTCCCTGATCCTTTTATATCTGTTGATAACAAAGGGCAAATACGCGTGGTAAATAATATCGCGGCGCAAATAATGTGCGAATCGCTCGAACACATTATTGGAGAGCATGTTGGCCAGTGGCTAAAAGGGTTTAATTTCTCTCGCTGGCTTGATAGTGAAGAAGTGCTAGCTCAAACTCGCAGGGTTAAATTTCAAGACGACGATTTTGTTGCAGATATTATTCCTATTCACATTGCAGATGGCGATGAAAAGCAATTACTTGCTGGTGCAGTGATTATATTAAAATCTGAAGCTAGATTAGGTCAGCAAATTAGTGTTTTTAAAAAGGCTAATGAGAATGACTTTAACGGCATTCAGTCTAATAGTAGCTCTATGCGTAAATTGATTCGTGAAGCCAAGCGCATGGCCTTACTTGACTCTTCAATGTTGATTGTTGGGGAAACCGGGACTGGCAAAGAGTTATTAGCACGCGCTTGTCATGCTGCAAGTGACCGAACCGATAAACCTTTTATGACCTTGAGTTGTGCCGCATTACCTGACGACGCGGCAGAAACTGAATTATTTGGCTCAGGTGCTGCAGGGCAAGTAAATAGTAAACGTGGTATTTTTGAGTCAGCCGATGGTGGCACCATATTTTTTGATGAAGTAGGTGAAATGTCCGCCAAACTGCAAACAAAAGTGTTAAGGGTTATCCAAGATGGCACTTTTAGACGCATTGATGACGAAAAAGAAATTAAAGTTAATGTACGTATTATAGGTTCGACAAATCGCGATTTACTTAACATGGTGTCTCTTGGTGAATTCAGAGAAGATTTATATTATCGCTTAAATGTTTTAGGCCTTAATATTCCATCTTTACGAGAGCGACGTTCTGATATCGTGCCTTTAGCGGAACTTTTTGTAACTAAATTTGGTCAACGTATTGGTAAGACTCATATTTCATTCGATCCTGAGTGTTTGGAGTTTATTGAACACTACCCTTGGCCAGGTAATGTTAGGCAGCTTGAAAATGTGTTAATTCGGGCGGTATCTTTAATTGAAGGTAATATAATTATGACCTCACATTTACAGCTACCAGCATATACACGCGAACATGGTTATCTAGAGCAAGATTTTGAAGGCACATTAGATGCCGCTGTGAAAAATTTTGAAGCTGATTTACTGAGAAAGCTTTACCCGGCTTATCCTAGTACAAGACAATTAGCGAAAAAATTAGGACTGAGTCATACCGCGATTGCTAATAAGTTACGTGATTATGATATCAACAAAAAAACGGTAAAAATTTAA
- a CDS encoding TIGR01620 family protein translates to MIENKEKYQQQILFDSVDVDDGPIKDNTPQIIVNEQDWVCDEQIEKVEDNITIETEKPSWLWRTIGLVFITLVGVEAVQFFVNGFSQSPIIASLYAILLSGLLLVCGRTVWREFAGLRQFKYQENLQQQAQSIFKKDSNVDAKSLCDKISKRLPSDLSEFDHSSWQKLNLEEYSDVEIIQLYERNVLSQVDQKALKEIAKFSSESVVLVALSPIAIIDMLLMLWRNLRLVNRISALYGLKLGYWSRVKLIKQVIINMAYAGASELVADLGADLLGVELLGKLSARMAQGLGAGMLTARLGLKAMHLCRPIPFSDDAPKLAHIRQQVVSQVQSLVNKK, encoded by the coding sequence ATGATAGAAAATAAAGAAAAATACCAACAGCAAATTCTATTTGATAGTGTTGATGTTGATGACGGGCCAATTAAAGACAATACACCACAAATTATTGTTAACGAACAAGACTGGGTTTGCGACGAACAAATAGAGAAAGTAGAAGACAATATCACTATCGAAACAGAAAAACCTAGCTGGCTATGGCGAACGATAGGACTTGTGTTTATTACATTGGTCGGGGTTGAAGCTGTACAGTTTTTTGTTAATGGTTTCAGTCAATCACCAATTATTGCCAGTTTATATGCCATATTATTATCAGGTTTATTACTTGTTTGTGGCCGAACTGTTTGGCGAGAATTTGCGGGCCTTAGACAGTTTAAATACCAAGAGAACCTTCAACAGCAGGCTCAAAGTATTTTCAAAAAAGACTCGAATGTCGATGCCAAAAGCTTATGTGACAAAATTTCAAAGCGCTTACCTAGTGATTTATCTGAGTTTGATCATAGCTCGTGGCAAAAATTAAATCTTGAAGAGTATAGTGACGTAGAAATAATTCAGCTGTACGAGCGAAATGTATTATCTCAGGTAGATCAAAAAGCGTTAAAAGAAATTGCAAAATTTTCCTCTGAATCAGTAGTCTTGGTCGCACTAAGTCCCATTGCTATCATTGATATGCTGTTGATGTTGTGGCGAAATTTACGGTTGGTAAATAGAATTTCTGCGTTATATGGCTTGAAGTTGGGTTATTGGAGCCGCGTAAAACTCATTAAACAAGTTATTATCAATATGGCTTATGCTGGAGCAAGTGAGTTAGTTGCAGATTTAGGTGCCGATTTGTTAGGCGTAGAGCTATTAGGGAAATTATCAGCACGAATGGCACAAGGCTTAGGCGCAGGTATGTTAACGGCGCGATTAGGGCTTAAAGCAATGCATTTGTGTCGACCTATTCCCTTTTCTGATGATGCGCCAAAATTAGCGCATATACGTCAACAAGTTGTTAGCCAAGTGCAATCACTTGTCAATAAAAAATAA